Proteins encoded in a region of the Gigantopelta aegis isolate Gae_Host chromosome 13, Gae_host_genome, whole genome shotgun sequence genome:
- the LOC121387582 gene encoding microfibril-associated glycoprotein 4-like: MSSSGQKQKSSLSSVMHNCDDVMASNPCTGSYTLTAPEVTNVTVFCDMATLSGAWLVFLHQLQVFRHQLQAFVHKLQVILHTLQAILKKLQMILHRLQVFLRKLQACLHILQVVFQRRMDGSEEFYRTWNEYKNGFGDVNREFWLGNEIIHQITRRTVYELRIELEDFEGNTRYAMYSPFSLGSEAENYTLHVASYSGDAGDALSWFSGVPFSTKDMDLDLFVSSCAELYHGAWWYTSCHSSNLNGWYLGGSTKKYATGVVWRPWKGHYYSLKRSEMKIRPVLA, encoded by the exons ATGTCTAGTTCTGGTCAG AAAcagaaaa GCTCACTTTCCTCTGTGATGCATAACTGTGATGACGTCATGGCTAGCAATCCGTGCACGGGCAGTTACACGCTGACAGCGCCGGAAGTGACCAATGTGACTGTGTTTTGTGATATGGCAACCCTTTCTGGTGCTTGGCTG GTGTTTCTCCATCAGTTGCAGGTGTTTCGTCACCAATTACAGGCGTTTGTTCATAAATTACag GTGATTCTTCATACATTACAGGCGATTCTTAAGAAATTGCAGATGATTCTTCATAGATTACAGGTGTTTCTTCGTAAATTACAGGCGTGTCTTCATATATTACAGGTG GTGTTTCAGAGACGGATGGACGGATCTGAAGAATTCTACAGAACTTGGAATGAATACAAAAATGGGTTTGGTGACGTAAACAGAGAATTCTGGCTTG GAAACGAGATAATCCATCAGATAACGAGGCGGACGGTTTACGAACTGCGGATTGAGTTGGAGGATTTTGAAGGCAACACGCGCTATGCGATGTACTCTCCATTTTCATTGGGTAGCGAGGCAGAGAACTACACTCTTCACGTTGCCTCGTACAGCGGGGATGCAG GCGATGCGTTGAGCTGGTTCAGTGGTGTACCATTCAGTACGAAAGATATGGATTTGGATTTGTTTGTCTCAAGCTGTGCAGAGTTGTATCACGGAGCGTGGTGGTATACATCGTGTCACTCATCCAACTTAAACGGCTGGTACCTCGGTGGTTCTACCAAGAAATACGCCACGGGAGTTGTATGGAGACCCTGGAAAGGACATTACTACTCGTTAAAGAGAAGTGAAATGAAAATACGACCCGTCTTGGCTTGA